The Pseudomonadota bacterium DNA segment CAGCTGCGAACTATCGGGGTTCGTCCGGGGGAGAAACTTCACGAAGAGATGATAACGGTTTCAGATGCCATCAATACGGTGGAACTTGAGGATGAATATGTGATTCTGCCTTCCATGAAATTATGGGATGTGGATACATTCATCAAGGAAAATAAGGCCGTCAGGTGTCAGGAAAATTTCGAGTATAACAGTAATGATAATCCGGATCGCTTAAGTGTGGAGGAATTACGTACCTTGATGCGTGAACATGTCGATCCTGATTTTACCGTTTGAAAAGGATAACCTTTGTCTTTCCAATATATTCCTTATGGACGTCATGCTCTCGGACCTGATGATATCCAGGCGGTGGTTGATATTCTCAACTCTGACTGGCTGACCCAGGGGCCAATGGTACAGCAGTTTGAACAGGCTTTTGCTTCTTATTGCGGGGCTCGTTATGCCGTGGCGGTTTCCAGCGGTACGGCGGCTCTTCACCTGGCAGCGCTGGCGGCCGGCTTTGCTCCGGGAGATGAGGTTGTTACCTCTCCTATTACATTTGTGGCTACGGCAAATTGTGTGGCTTATGTGGGGGCCAAGCCGGTTTTTGCTGATATTGATCCGGTTACCGGCTGTATTGCTGCCGACCGAATTGTTGAACAGTTAACCTCGGCAACCCGGGGAATCATCCCGGTACATTTTGCCGGCCAGCCCTGTGATATGGGTGCCATCGCTACGATAGCCAGGGAACATGATCTGATCGTTATTGAGGATGCTGCCCATGCTCTGGGTTCTTCCTATAGGGTTGATGGTCGTCAATTTACCACCGGTTGCTGTGCCCACAGTGACATGACTATCTTTTCCCTGCACCCGGTCAAGCATATTGCTGCCGGTGAAGGTGGGGTGATTACGACCAATAATAAAAAACTTTATGAACGGCTCTCCCTCTTGCGATCCCATGGTATTGTCAAGGATCCAGAGCGTTTAAGTACAAATGAAGGTCCCTGGTATTATGAAATGCGGGCATTGGGTTATAATTATCGGCTAACGGATTTTCAGTGTGCCCTGGCCCTCAGCCAGTTGAAAAAACTTGATGTGTTTGTGGCCCGCCGCCGGGCTGTTGCCCGGACGTATACGCAAGCATTTAAAGCTGAACCGGCCTTGGATGTTCTGTCCCAAAATCCCGATTCCAGCTCATCATTCCATATCTATGTGATTCTTGCCAGGGGTGTGGATCGTGCAGATTTGTTCAAGGCCCTGCGTGAGCGGGGCATTGGGGTCAACGTTCACTATATTCCTGTTCACCTGCAGCCTTATTACCGCGAAAAATATGGCTATCATTCGGGAGATTATCCTTTGGCGGAGGAATATTATCGCCATGCCATCACTATTCCGCTTTATCCGGCCATGACTGATGATGATGTTGCCCGGGTTATTGGAAGTGTTCGCCAGTGCATAAAGATTTTGTCGATATGAATACCATCGCTATCATTCAGGCCCGTATGTCTTCAACCCGGCTGCCGGGTAAAGTGATGAAAAAGCTGATGGATAAATCTGTACTGGCCCATGTTATCAGTCGCCTGCAAATGGCAAAGACGCTTGATGGTGTGGTGGTGGCGACCACTAGCCATCAGGTTGACGATGTGATTGCGGTAGAAAGTCAGAAGTATGGTGCTGTAGTATATTGCGGCAGTGAGGAAGATGTGCTGGGTCGTTATTATGAAGCTGCCGGTGAATGTGCTGCTGATGTTGTGGTTCGCATAACCTCTGATTGTCCGTTGATTGATCCGCAGCTCATTGATCAAATGGTGCAAAAATTTTTTTCCTTGCCGGCAGTGGATTATTTGAGTAATACACTTGAACGAACCTACCCTCGGGGACTTGATGTTGAAATCTTCAGCCGCAAAGTTCTGGCGATGGCTTGCCGGCAAGCTCATAAACCCTTTGAACGCGAGCATGTAACTCCTTACATCTATCAGCATGAAGATCTGTTTCAACTGGTTTCCCACGTGGACCGGATTAACAGGTCAAACCATCGCTGGACCCTGGATACTCCCAGTGACTGGCAATTTGTCGAAGCCGTTTATCAGCACCTTTATCAGGTCAAAGAAACGTTTACCACCGCTGATGTCTTTGCATTATTACAGCGCCATCCGGAAATTGGAAAGCTCAATGAGCATGTCTGTCAAAAAAATCTGGAGGATGGTCATTGCGGGTTGTAATCAGGGCTGATGCCTCCTATAAGATAGGCTCTGGGCATATCTATCGTTGTCTTTCTCTGGCGACTGAGCTGAACAAGAGAGGCGCTGAAGTTTTTTTTATTTGTCGTCAACTTTCCGGTAACCTTTGTGACTTACTTTCTGATCGCAACTTTCGTGTTTTTCGTCTGCCAGCACCAGAGGAAGGTGCAGTGGAATGCCTGCCGGTTGAAGATGCCCGGGAGACCATGGATGTTTTAGCTTCGTTGGCGGGAGTTATTGACTGGCTGGTGGTTGATCACTATAACCTGGGTCGGGCATGGGAGTCCGAGTTTCGGGGGCGGGTTGAAAATATCCTGGTATTGGATGACCTGGCTGATCGTGAACATGATTGTGATGTGCTGCTTGACCAGGGATTTTATCCCGGGATGAAACATCGTTATCATGGCCTGGTTCCTGCTGACTGTCGGTTGTTGCTGGGGCCACACTATGCCTTGCTGGATTTCAGCTTTGCCCGCCAATCAGGGGAGAAAAAAGAAAAACTTGGCAAACGTCTCTTTGTTTTTTTTGGCGGCAGTGATGCTACCAATGAAACCGGCAAAACACTTGCTGCCTTACCTTTGTTGGCCAATCGACAATTGCAGCTTGATGTGGTGGTCGGTGGTGGTAATCCTTATCGTGAAAAAATTGAAAAACAGGCCGCTTCCTGCAAACAGGTGAAGTTCCATTATCAGGTTGATACTATGGCTTCCCTGATGGCCAAAGCGGACATTGCCCTGGGAGCCGGGGGGACGACAACCTGGGAACGCTGCTGTCTGGGATTGCCTAGTATTGTCATCAGTGTAGCAGACAATCAGACGGCTTTGTCCGCAACCCTGGGCCTGGATGGCCGGATATTGTATCTGGGAGAATCATCCCAAGTGGGGGTGGAAACAATTGCCCAGGCGATACAAACGCTGCTGGATTTTCCCTGGTGGCGTCGTTCGTTAAGCCGGCGCAGCCGGGAGTTGGTAGATGGCTATGGCTGCCGGCGCCTGAGTCGGATTCTTTTGCCGGAGAAGATAGATTTACGCCGGGCGGAAGAAAGTGATTGTGAGAAAATCCATGCCTGGCGCAACGCTGAGATAACCCGCCTTTTTTCTTTTTCCGGAGCGGAAATCTCTCTGGATGCACACCAACAATGGTTCCACAAATCTTTGGCCGATGAGCGACGTGTCCTGTTGATTGGTGAGCAGAATGACCAGCCGGTGGGGGTTTTGCGCTATGATTTCATTTCTGAGCTGAAGGCCCTGGTTTCTGTCTACCTTGTTCCCGGATATCATGGCCATGGTTTGGGCAGCTCCCTGATCAGGGAGGGAAGCAGCTGGATCCAGTCCCATTATCCGGCCTGTCAGACTATTCAGGCGGAAGTGCTTAAAGAAAATGTCGCTGGTAGAAAAGTTTTTCTTGCGGCTGGATTTGGTGAATATTATGGTGTTTTTCAAGAGGAGTTGGCCCATGAATGATGATCATCCGTTTTCTTGTCGGCTGAAGTTTGGTGACCGATGGATAAGCCGCTCCGATTCTCCTTTTATCATTGCTGAAATGTCCGGAAACCATAATCAATCGTTGGAGCGAGCCCTGAACATTGTCGATGAAGCGGCAAAAGCGGGTGCTGATGCGATTAAACTGCAGACCTATACCGCTGACAGCATGACCTTGAACCTGCAAGAAAGAGAATTTCTCATTTCTGATCCGGAAAGTTTGTGGTCCGGGCGCTCGCTTTACGATCTCTACCAGGAGGCCGCCACTCCATGGGCCTGGCATGAACCGATTTTTAATCGTTGCCGAGAATTGGGGCTTTTGTGTTTCAGCACTCCTTTTGATGCCAGGGCCGTTGATTTTCTTGAAGATCTGCAGGTCCCGGCATATAAGATTGCTTCTTTTGAAAATGTAGATCTTCCC contains these protein-coding regions:
- a CDS encoding polysaccharide biosynthesis protein, with the translated sequence QLRTIGVRPGEKLHEEMITVSDAINTVELEDEYVILPSMKLWDVDTFIKENKAVRCQENFEYNSNDNPDRLSVEELRTLMREHVDPDFTV
- the pseC gene encoding UDP-4-amino-4,6-dideoxy-N-acetyl-beta-L-altrosamine transaminase yields the protein MSFQYIPYGRHALGPDDIQAVVDILNSDWLTQGPMVQQFEQAFASYCGARYAVAVSSGTAALHLAALAAGFAPGDEVVTSPITFVATANCVAYVGAKPVFADIDPVTGCIAADRIVEQLTSATRGIIPVHFAGQPCDMGAIATIAREHDLIVIEDAAHALGSSYRVDGRQFTTGCCAHSDMTIFSLHPVKHIAAGEGGVITTNNKKLYERLSLLRSHGIVKDPERLSTNEGPWYYEMRALGYNYRLTDFQCALALSQLKKLDVFVARRRAVARTYTQAFKAEPALDVLSQNPDSSSSFHIYVILARGVDRADLFKALRERGIGVNVHYIPVHLQPYYREKYGYHSGDYPLAEEYYRHAITIPLYPAMTDDDVARVIGSVRQCIKILSI
- a CDS encoding glycosyltransferase family protein, which translates into the protein MHKDFVDMNTIAIIQARMSSTRLPGKVMKKLMDKSVLAHVISRLQMAKTLDGVVVATTSHQVDDVIAVESQKYGAVVYCGSEEDVLGRYYEAAGECAADVVVRITSDCPLIDPQLIDQMVQKFFSLPAVDYLSNTLERTYPRGLDVEIFSRKVLAMACRQAHKPFEREHVTPYIYQHEDLFQLVSHVDRINRSNHRWTLDTPSDWQFVEAVYQHLYQVKETFTTADVFALLQRHPEIGKLNEHVCQKNLEDGHCGL
- the pseG gene encoding UDP-2,4-diacetamido-2,4,6-trideoxy-beta-L-altropyranose hydrolase yields the protein MRVVIRADASYKIGSGHIYRCLSLATELNKRGAEVFFICRQLSGNLCDLLSDRNFRVFRLPAPEEGAVECLPVEDARETMDVLASLAGVIDWLVVDHYNLGRAWESEFRGRVENILVLDDLADREHDCDVLLDQGFYPGMKHRYHGLVPADCRLLLGPHYALLDFSFARQSGEKKEKLGKRLFVFFGGSDATNETGKTLAALPLLANRQLQLDVVVGGGNPYREKIEKQAASCKQVKFHYQVDTMASLMAKADIALGAGGTTTWERCCLGLPSIVISVADNQTALSATLGLDGRILYLGESSQVGVETIAQAIQTLLDFPWWRRSLSRRSRELVDGYGCRRLSRILLPEKIDLRRAEESDCEKIHAWRNAEITRLFSFSGAEISLDAHQQWFHKSLADERRVLLIGEQNDQPVGVLRYDFISELKALVSVYLVPGYHGHGLGSSLIREGSSWIQSHYPACQTIQAEVLKENVAGRKVFLAAGFGEYYGVFQEELAHE